The DNA segment ATTGAAATTTTTATAATTGCATTAGCACTTCTGAaaactgttattctgttcacttgggttgcaaggtaccTGCATTACTAAAGTTCAGGTCTGAGTTCAACAATGGACAAAataaaacagctttctcaagaaacatgacAGCCTATTGCTTTTTACAGAATGAAGGTTATTTCCTGTTTATTACCaataaactgaagatttcatacaaaggtgctTGTTATTATCTTGAGATAATAACGCAGGaaggcactgcagggagacaagctccttgCTGTAATGAACTTCCGTGTGACCCCGAAGACTTCCATCGGGCAGGAGGCCCTGGCACCAGAACTACTCCCGGGTCCTCGATCCAGCAGGAGGTGCTAGcaccctggttggaataagttcttttgtaattgcggcatgttacataacccgaaactatacagataagatattaaaaggtgatacccctcccttagtgatatggaggtaagaaatcacataggagaaataacttagctttctttaatgacggtttatgcggcataacagatgaggaagccatgacaagaccattACTGAAGTGGGAGCTCTGTAGTGGTcaggtgccgctaagattcacactgtcaagatgacggtgatttattaatttttatagaggatcccagggacgctcccagcctttgcccgacccgcacacactcacaaacagagacaaaataaagcacactgggaactaacaacaattaaagaatataatgaaattaaataatataaatgaaaacaataataccaccccagtacccctacggcgatattacattaaacacaaaaacacaacacacagcaaagtccaagGAATACCACACCGGATATAATGAGAGATGATgagagtaagtccagagatctgtatgttgaaagggaatgaaaaaacagtcctaccggtagacactgtaagggtgaagatggatggattgttggttcaggagcgctcctataCTTGTGGGAAAGCCGTGAGtccacaatcagtcctcagcacacaggtagacagacgatccagaccccaacaacgaataTAATCCAGGACACATCGACTAAATACGGCTTAATTAACAGAAGGCAGTCCGACaggtaaacaaaacacaaaatacaacaacaaaaaacactccTCCACTTTCcgacacctgccctccttttaaacccctctgaccaCCTTCGACCCCAActgcccctgcagggactgctgggagatgcagttttaactaatggtagcactgctacagctcaatgtatacagtctgccatttttgtcgctgCGCCGAAAatattttcaggatcagatgacgttatctcccatccgttcatcagcttcaaaggtgtgccaggcaatgttccaaggctttatactctttctccatgtgcaggcccccacttaggtaaatcatgccattccaaataaggcaaagaagatccaatgtcatgctgactctgacacacagaaatagtacaatgcccatttcgcagttgttcctttcttgtcttctaatgcttgcctagcagttctaaatgataaGCCCCTGTGTGcttaatctggctttgtgttatctgtacatgtgataaaaaagaaaagcagattgaaaatatttgcacacagcacagtgacatattaaacgtaTATTCTGATAacaggtccttaataaaagggacagcACTCCCCGGCCAGGATGCTTATCTGCCTATTAGTAGTCTCCCGTTCAGTTAAGGGACCATCCctttatatattgtgagatatcagtcttgaagaaaataattccaaacaaaacagataaagatttggggaccgtccccgtatattgtcgtccagacaataaataaagaaactgattcaAATGACTTTTCAGTACATAGAACAATTTACTGaagacaaaatggcgtttttataacacaaggaatgatgggacaggaaatggttggccgGATGTGACGATTGGAGACAGGAAGTGGAAGCAACGTCATCAGGAGTCGACGGAAAGTGAAGGattgtggaaccggaagtggcgtcatcgtgattgaccagaaatgacgtcatcgcGACCAATTTGAACCCGGAAATGGAGatccttatttttcttctgattttctgtagagggaaagagattcaggtaagtaccaggtgatgaccctctgtctcacgataattcactcacctttaagctctttgactgcctccaactcgcatgtgtgtataatatatatatgccagCTGTGTTACTCAGCTTCGTCTTGGAAATTTTGAAAGTCTATGAGCCTCAGTTAAAGTGCCATTGGTTAACTTGATGAATGAGAGGTTCTATGTAATTaattaagtacttttctgtattatTAGTTCATttgagctgcttactgttgaacatgctGCTTAAACTGAATTATGGAATGCTTGGCACTGATAGAACTGGCGTGTTTTCTATGTATAGCTGAGTTCCCCTCCTTTTGTATCAGGCTAATTGAGGGGTCCCTTTCCCACCTTTCCCTAGGATCTTTGAGAGGTagattctttgaaatgtttttatatattgttcagATACTGTCTGAGTCTTCATCAAGACTAGTTAATATGGCCTGTGGGATTGATATGGGTGTGAGATGTGAAAAATTGAGAAGgattcttttaacaaaatttctaatttgaggAAAAAAGTATGTAGATGGGAGGTTAAATTTGGAGCAAAGCTGTTCgtaagatgcaaatatgttgcctttataaagatctctaagtatcTTAATTCCTAGTGGTCTCCAAGAGTTAAATACTAAGTAAATTTGAGAAGGCTgaaatagattattattgtttaaaGGAACAACATATCAGCACTCCTCTACCTTCAAATATCCCCTTTATTTGTTCCATATTTTATGTACTTGATGGACAAGTGGATTACTGGTACACTAATGGACGACTGGATTACTGGTTTACTGACGATAGTTAGTATTGAGTGGCGCACAAAGCAGGGCTTTCAAAGAAGATTCAGGacaagatttgttttccattgcaaGTCAGGCCAGTGTGAATTTATGAATTTTTGATTTCAAAGGGTTTATTGTGTGTATTTATGCTTCCCagcagtaaaactgaaagttaggtagtgccatgccaccttctgttttaGATTTTTCTAGATTCACCTTTTGATGCTTGGCAAAtttgatttacaaataaatgttataattttggtaacactttagtttaggtacggaaaaaatctattattcatgcACTATTACatatgtaacaagactttaacataTACTTTTTTGGGTTTTCACAACACTTGCAAAGCATcggtaatgtgtttattcatctctgcaatgtgacctactaacaaaataTCACTTTGGATCGGCTTgcggtggcttaactgagacacatttctatctatcttcttctataatacgctaccatggctgttcgtttgtctgtccgggattttaaatcacctattgacttgaaatttggtacacatatactatgtgacgtctactatccgctttcagggtgatgattttattactctttttatttttattttattttattttagaatcaactcccggCAGTGTGCAGCAGGACGGCCGTGCATTGTGTTGATGGAGAGGACAATATCCAAAACGGCAAGACTATACACGAGGAGATACATCAGTGTGTAAAGATTCTGGTCCACAGTGAAAATGTAGATCAGCATAAGACTTACcaggaaaataaaaagataagCAATAAGGAAGAAtgtaaaaagtgatttttttcaaaatggccAGACTATACACGAGGAGATACATCAGTGTGTAAAGATTCTGGTCCACAGTGAAAATGTAGATCAGCATAAGACTTACcaggaaaataaaaagataaacaataaGGAAGAAtgtaaaaagtgattttttttttttggtttcctgGTTTTGGAATCCTGAGAAacctacaagaatacattttttaatgactAAATTGCTTGGTTCGTTCCAGAACATGATTTAATCGTAGGGcgcatgagaacatgagggcaaccattaagaaggatattagggaggctaaaagacagttggagaggaatatagcagataaggcaaaagacgaccctaagagattctttcaatatttaagTAGtaaaggaggtactgagtgatttggaaattgtagagggagaagtacatcTTAGATTAAATAacttgaaatcaaacaaatctccaggaccagataatatttaacaTTGAGTTCTTAAGGAGCCTAGCGAATAcacatataaacccttgacacatattttatgaagtcactgcgcactggggaaattcagaagcactggaaaatggcaaatattctttaaaaagGGTGATTGAGCAGATCCAAGAAACTATAGGGCagcaagcttaacatgcatcatagATAAAtttatggaaggaattattaaggaaaagactgaggAACACAtagcaagtacaggagttttgcTGAACACTCAGCATTGGTTCAGAAGAAGGAGGGCATGTTTTACTAACTGATATAATCAAattggagcatatgatattatttatcttgactgtcagaaaacatttgaaaaggtgctacatgagaggttggggatcaaattaaaagaagtggaagttcagggtgttTTGTGCAGAtgagtgcagaatcatctaaaacacaggaagcaaagggttatgatgTAAggaaaccttatcagaattggatgATGTTAACTTTGGTGTTCCACAAGTGTCAGtactagggctgctgctattctTAACATGTATAattgatttggataggaatataagtatcaagctggttaaatttgcagatgataccaagataggtggattggcagataatctcaaatccgctgaatcattacagaggggcttggacagtatacaggtttgggcagatttgtggcagataaaatttaatgtaggtaaatgtaaagtattacacataggaaataaaatgtGAGATCTGAAAACACAATGAGATGTTTGAAAATCAAactacactttatgagaaggatttggaATTGCAGTGGATTCAACACTATCAACtaccaggcagtgttcagaagccattaagaaggctaacagaatgtcagattatatagcgccttgatttgtggagtacaagtcacaggaggttatgcttaagcgtAATAACGAACTGGTTAgaactcatctggagtactgtgtgcaggtttggtctccaagATACAAAAAAGACATGGCAGTGCTGGAAgcatccagagaagagcgactaggctgattcctgggctacaggggatgaattatgaagaaagataaaaagagctgagcctttacagtttaagcaattggagatgaagaggagacatgactcaagtgtttaaaattataaaggcaattagtccagtggattgagacggtgactttaaaatgagttcatcaagaacatggggacacagttggaaagttgttaagtgtaaatttgttcacacagagaaccatagacacatggtataagtgaccaagtagcatggtagacaggactttagggactttcaaaactagacttgatgttattttggaagaattaagtggataaaactggaaagctttgttgggctgaatagcctgttatTGTCTTGGTTGCTCTAATGCTCTAATGTTCTattgtaaattaacaaaaatgcagatttgtcacatGGAGAAAGTAAGTCTACCTCcacatttatcaccacttcaaatccttcaaattaaaatcaagtgttccagatgaggtgccaatgattagaacctTCTTAGGTAGTTTGCAACTGGACCCTTACTTATTTAAACTGTACATATCAAGGGTCTGGTGTTGTCACTGCCATTGATGTGTGTAGTGTAATCATGACAAAATCAAAAGATGAATCTGCCAAAAGTGGCGAGCAATGATCAATTATTCAATTTTAAGGAACTCATATACAAGTGGtgtagatttcaaacaactggtAATTTGTGCAGCATGGGCCAAGTCAGCAAACTCAGCCCAAGAGCTGACCATCTGATGCTAAAAGTCTTCAAAAACTATGATTTGAATTCAGTCAAAGTGTGCTGAGGGGATTTGAAACGGACACCACAAGCAAGAAAACTCACAAACATCTTAAACTGCAGGAATTGTGCATGGGGGAACGGTCAAAACCTTCACTGAGTCAATTTCATTGATCAGTGGGCAGTTATACAAAACATCTTTAACAAGTAATGTCTGCTAAAGGGGTCAATACCAGCTTCTGAGGCCAGGGTTTTGTTTTAGTAGACTATTACATCTATTGATATTGATATTGAAAAGCCAAATGTTCCTTCTATATCCTTTATTTGTAGGGACTGGTTGCATCAACTCACTAACACAGCTGATTTCCATTCTTTGAGGAGAGAATGAGAGTCCCACCCATGTTAAGAAAGCCCACAAACATAGGGAAAAAGTACAAACCCTACACAGACAACAATTGGTGGTGAAATAAAGACCAGGACCCTGAGGCAGCAGAGCACTGACCACTGCAACACCAAAGTACATTGCTAATCAAAGAAAACACCATGAGAAAAGAGACAGAAATGATAAAATTGCCTTAACATCGACACAATGGTAAATAATCTTAAAGCCCAACATACCTCAAATCCTTCTTATTGACTAGATAATCAATAtcaagttaaaaacaaatgaactgcAGTGCTGTATCACTTAATGAtagatcatctatctatctatctatctatctatctatctatctatctatctatctatctatctatctatctaattaaatcAGTTACCACCTTAGGAATTTAGAAGTTTTAAGAACATATTTATTTACCCTTAAAGTGGAGACACCCTGCTCTTCAAATGACTTCTAGTTTAAGAGGTATCATGTCTTGCATgcagtttacttttgtttatgtCAATGCCACATAGTGTAGCACTTTAAAACAATACACTGAATACATTGCAGTTGTTTGGTGTCTCGTTGTTTGTACATCCAAGTCTGTAGTTCTCTTACATTAGTAAGGTTGCTTTCTATCACATCATTTTTAGTAAAGTATTTTAGAATGCAGATAAAGTATTTTAGATACAGTTTAGCTTGCCTTCTGGTGATTATATGCGAACGAACACATATACACAGTACACAgcttgtttgtatttgttttatttcttattttgaaaAAGCATCTTTCAACAAACACAAATTCTGATTGCCACATACTACAATGCTTGAGGCCTAcaatttgtttacagtattttgacAGTTATTGTAAAGTAATGGAATGTGTTAGTATGTTTCTAATTTTCCAAAGGTTCCTCGCAAAACTTTCTCTGATTTCTTTTGTCCTGAGACAGTAAATTATTGGGTTCATTAGAGGGGGCAACACATTCTGCAGCACGGATGCCATGATCCGCACATCAACAGAGGTACCAGGAATTCGGTAAGAAATGTATACTCCTGCAATAACAAAGAAGTATAAAGAAATGACCAGTAGATGTGTGCCACATGTGGAAAAAGCCTTCATACGTCCCGCTGAGCTAATTTTCAGTACTGACATAATGATCTTTGCATAGGAAAAGATGATATAAATcaatggaataaataaaatacataggcCAATGGCTAATGCCACATAGCTAGTAACCATGATGTCCCCACAGGCCAATAATAACACAGAAGAATAGTCACAGAAGCACTGAGTGATCTTATTAGGACCACAAAATGGAAACCTAAGGGCGAGGCCCACTGCTGTTGCTGGACACAGGAATCCACCCAGCCAACAACAGATAATCAGTTTCAGAATGTGACGGTTGGTCATTATGGTGGGGTAGTGTAAGGGTTTGCTGACTGCGAAGAACCTGTCATAAGCCATTAGgccaagaagaaaacattcaactGAGGTcagacttaaaaataaatagactTGAGTAAAGCAGGCTGCAAATGGAGTCGATCTTAAATCTGCGATGAAGAGCACTAACATCCTTGGCACTGTGGTTGTTGAGAGCACGATATCTAAAACAGCAAGACTACAAACTAAAAAATACATTGGGGTGTGAAGATTCCTGTCCACTATAAAAATGCTGATTAGCATGAGATTTACtagcaaaatgaaaagataagTAATGAGAAAAATTGTAAAGAGTGTTTTTCTGCTTTCTTGGTCTTGAAATCCTGGGAAACCTACAAGAATAAATTCCTTGATGACTAACATTGTTTGGTTTGTTCCAGACATAATTTGTGCTTTTCTTCTTGCGAGCCTGAAAAATTCTTGAtgtaaatctgaaaaagaaaattaaaaagtgtattaatgttagaaatagaagaaaatgtgtttttgaaatttaaatgaaaGCTTATAACTTTCATTAACATATAACAGATGAATGGAAACCTGCTTTTTCATTCGAAGTGATAGAAAATGAGATCGTTCGCACTCTCCATGTGTCTACTTGGTGTTTTTTTGTCAGGTTCTCCAGTTTTCCACCCACCTACGAAGAGTGCGGAAAATTGAGAAACTCAGCTTTTCTTGTTAGAAACTTTTTTGGGCCTGGAACCATATTTTTAGTTTACAagaatttaatattttgaaagtttaatttttgaTGTCAATTTTTATATATGACTTCAAATTGTATGTATTTGTTTGGGAAaggctttaattttattttttttaatttaccagtGTCATGTCACCATTTTGACAGCAGGTATGGACTGACAGTGGTTGCTATGTGATCTTGCCTGATTGGTTGGATTCACCCTCTTGATAAATTTTAGTGCAGCAGTATAAGCTGCTTTGTCCAAGATATGAATTCAATCAGGAAACGAGTAGTCTTAAAAAGTCTCCGTTTTGATTTTTGATAGACTTTCTCCCTATCTAGGTTAGGGTTAATGGAGGATGCTTGCCCGCGAGGGGCAAGGGGCACTAGCACACTCCGCccgtgaaaaaacatttttaattttaaaaaccagCATCCAGTATTAAAATCACGCCCTATCATAAATTAATAATCCCCTAAAAATATCCTTCAATATAAACAATCAAATGGGCCTATTAAtgctattatataaaataataaaggtcAAGAAAGTGggttaaaatttatatttaaatagccACCACTTAAAGAGACCTACCTATATATCTAATAAATAGCTGTAAAAATGCcctaaaatctattttaaaactGGGGATATATAAAACGAGGAAAACCTATTCTTTTAAAAGgtatttgtataataaataaataataaataaataaatgaatataaacaagCCCATATATACAAAGTCCCTCAGCAAATAGAGTTTTAATCTTAGGGGCTAGGGTTACTAAACATTAGGGTTATTATAATTTAGGGTTAAAATTATACTAAAAAGGTGAAATTTAACATTAGGGCTAATGATGGGTTGTTTAAGTTTAGGCATTCACCTTCCCATCAATAGCTGTATCACCTAGGATTTTAAGATAAGGGATGGGGTAGGGATAGActgtctacaacacaataaaagctgtaattttaagattaggcattaAATATAACTATTAAAATTATGGTTTAAAACAACTAAAATTATGTTCAAAAAGAATAAAACCTGACTCAGTGAtttaataaatttttacattttggctCAAAggattaaaatcttaaaattaggCTTTTAGAATAAGAATATTAACTTTAGGGACCCTGTGTGATGTGATGTGGTATAACAGTGGTATACATTGAAGGCCAGAAATTCCAAGAAAACAGGCTTAAATCTCAGGTTGCTTACTGGCAGTGtagtactgtacagtacagtgtAATACGCTCAACACTGAGATTTACATGGATTTCCTTTCGGTTTCtgcagtttcttcccacatctcatAGACGTGCATTCTAGGTTGGCTCACCACATGTACGTGTAGAAGTGTATATTAATGTAAATTGTAATGGACATGATCCTCCCCGTTCAGGATTTGTTTTTTGCCTTGAACTAAGTACCCCCATAATATACTCCAACATCCCACAATCCTGAATGTGATGCTAGGGTTGCCTGCAGCCTTGACCTCTTCTCCTTAAACCCAGACATCGATAGCTATGACCGGGATGGCTAAAGCAATTGGAACACATCAATAAATAACAATGTTGGCACAAAAGTGTATTGTCCTATTTCATTTAACAATAAAGTGTCCAAACCAGAGTGCAGTGTAGTTAATTTAAAgccattcaaaaataaattgcccCAAAAAATCCACtggaaattcaaataaataacaataaacattcaataaaatCAAGGATAAAATCGAAAGTCAGAATCGCCTTTATCTCCTTCCCaatgctcgctctctctctctctctcactcccatCTCACCCATCTTTCAAGAATGATCAGCAGGGCTAAGACCCTGGCAATAGCAGTTCACTGCCATCTACTGTCCCGGTTACTATCTCTTGGCGTCTCCAAGGACATGCTGAGCCTGTCTTCCCTATGCCTCCCTCAGCATCCACTGTGCAATAGGAGCAATCCAGTCAAGCCCTGGAGCACCTCTTCCTCAGCTCCACCATAGGGTTTCGCCTGAATTCCTTGCCCACCT comes from the Erpetoichthys calabaricus chromosome 4, fErpCal1.3, whole genome shotgun sequence genome and includes:
- the LOC114641245 gene encoding olfactory receptor 6N1-like codes for the protein MSGTNQTMLVIKEFILVGFPGFQDQESRKTLFTIFLITYLFILLVNLMLISIFIVDRNLHTPMYFLVCSLAVLDIVLSTTTVPRMLVLFIADLRSTPFAACFTQVYLFLSLTSVECFLLGLMAYDRFFAVSKPLHYPTIMTNRHILKLIICCWLGGFLCPATAVGLALRFPFCGPNKITQCFCDYSSVLLLACGDIMVTSYVALAIGLCILFIPLIYIIFSYAKIIMSVLKISSAGRMKAFSTCGTHLLVISLYFFVIAGVYISYRIPGTSVDVRIMASVLQNVLPPLMNPIIYCLRTKEIRESFARNLWKIRNILTHSITLQ